Proteins found in one Brachyhypopomus gauderio isolate BG-103 unplaced genomic scaffold, BGAUD_0.2 sc178, whole genome shotgun sequence genomic segment:
- the c2cd4a gene encoding C2 calcium-dependent domain-containing protein 4A: MWVAEKIRVSVERTNLLLPVIEYSFKINDIMFGEKPPTDKPRRVALCPNVITPDTIPEFCIPPKISVSAELKPVAWTRLSSDEGGTPQKEMASREPSNTHIIQVESVDEGPYDNLCSDEENTNADPHSQAALSLPHLLKMQTCYGFCTLLESPHTRRKESLFHSDPSSCGLPLILPRSRSNTCSRTPVVPVSPASSSPSSFSLNNLTSRLSPRSFTLHRQATLDSDTTSSAESSPFSSPLLPRSLPKPSLFKALSHEKLLQRNVRKTTVSRNNSLSTDEGSSTDNSPNVLRRSSEVLVEPLSCSFGLAPPAVLPMDLILHRERVMKESLVPVGRDGTLRLSAEHCPENQRLRVRLVSAEGLYSLAVDPKSINCSVSLSLLPGKVQKQRSTVIRKSRNPIFNEDFFFDGISEEDLSQWSLRFKVVNKMSTMKRDYVLGSCDLPLTSIVTL; encoded by the coding sequence ATGTGGGTAGCTGAGAAGATCCGCGTGTCAGTGGAGAGAACAAACCTGCTTCTGCCCGTTATAGAATACAGCTTTAAAATTAACGACATCATGTTTGGAGAAAAACCTCCCACCGATAAGCCCAGGAGGGTTGCCCTGTGTCCGAACGTCATCACGCCGGACACCATCCCTGAATTCTGCATCCCACCCAAGATCTCCGTCTCTGCGGAGTTGAAGCCAGTCGCCTGGACCAGGCTGTCATCGGACGAAGGTGGCACTCCACAGAAGGAGATGGCCTCGCGAGAGCCAAGCAACACCCACATCATCCAGGTGGAGAGCGTGGACGAGGGGCCATACGACAACCTCTGCAGCGATGAGGAGAACACAAACGCAGACCCTCATAGCCAGGcagctctctctctgccccacctGCTCAAAATGCAGACCTGCTACGGCTTCTGTACGCTGCTGGAAAGCCCCCACACCAGAAGGAAGGAGTCCCTCTTCCACAGTGACCCCAGCTCCTGTGGGCTCCCCTTGATTCTGCCCAGGAGCAGGTCCAACACGTGCTCCAGGACACCCGTGGTTCCTGTATCTCCggcctcctcctcgccctcctcctTCAGTCTGAACAACCTAACGTCCAGGCTCTCCCCCAGGAGCTTCACCCTGCACCGACAGGCCACGCTGGACAGTGACACCACCTCCTCGGCCGAGTCCTCCCCCTTCAGCTCCCCCCTGCTCCCCAGGTCGCTGCCCAAGCCGTCCCTCTTCAAAGCGCTCAGCCACGAGAAACTGCTCCAGAGAAACGTGCGCAAGACCACCGTCTCCAGGAACAACTCCCTGTCCACAGACGAAGGCAGCTCCACAGATAACAGCCCGAATGTCCTGAGGAGGTCGTCGGAGGTCCTGGTCGAGCCGCTGTCCTGCAGCTTTGGCCTGGCACCTCCTGCAGTCCTCCCCATGGACCTGATCCTGCACAGAGAACGCGTGATGAAGGAGAGCCTGGTGCCCGTGGGCCGGGACGGCACGCTGCGGCTCTCTGCGGAACACTGTCCGGAGAACCAGCGGCTACGTGTGCGCCTCGTCAGCGCCGAGGGCCTCTACTCGCTGGCGGTGGATCCCAAGAGCATCAACTGCAGTGTGAGCCTCTCGCTCCTGCCCGGGAAGGTCCAGAAACAGCGCAGCACTGTCATTAGGAAGAGTCGAAACCCAATCTTCAACGAGGACTTCTTCTTTGATGGCATATCCGAGGAGGACCTCAGCCAGTGGTCACTACGGTTTAAAGTCGTCAACAAAATGTCCACCATGAAGAGGGACTATGTTCTGGGCAGTTGTGATCTTCCTCTCACTAGCATCGTCACCTTATAA